In one Cronobacter dublinensis subsp. dublinensis LMG 23823 genomic region, the following are encoded:
- the lipB gene encoding lipoyl(octanoyl) transferase LipB, giving the protein MLQEKIIIRQMGLQPYEPVSQAMHQFTDEREDTTPDEIWLVEHTPVFTQGQAGKAEHVLMPGDIPVIQSDRGGQVTYHGPGQQVMYVLLDLRRRKLGVRELVTLLEQTVVNTLAEFAIDAYPRPDAPGVYVDGKKICSLGLRIRKGCSFHGLALNINMDLGPFLRINPCGYAGMEMTQVSALSAGAQLEAIQPRLVHHFLALLNNPPAEYISA; this is encoded by the coding sequence TTGCTGCAGGAAAAAATCATCATTCGCCAGATGGGGCTTCAGCCTTATGAACCCGTCTCGCAGGCGATGCATCAGTTTACCGATGAACGCGAAGACACTACGCCGGATGAGATCTGGCTGGTCGAACATACCCCCGTATTTACCCAGGGGCAGGCCGGTAAGGCAGAACATGTGCTGATGCCTGGCGACATTCCCGTTATCCAGAGCGATCGCGGCGGCCAGGTGACGTACCACGGGCCAGGTCAGCAGGTGATGTATGTGCTGCTGGATCTCAGACGCCGCAAGCTCGGCGTGCGCGAGCTGGTGACGCTGCTGGAACAGACCGTGGTGAATACGCTTGCCGAATTTGCGATTGACGCATACCCTCGCCCGGACGCGCCAGGCGTTTATGTGGACGGCAAAAAAATCTGCTCACTGGGGCTGCGTATTCGTAAAGGCTGCTCTTTTCACGGCCTTGCACTCAATATTAATATGGATTTAGGCCCGTTTTTACGTATTAATCCTTGCGGGTATGCGGGGATGGAAATGACCCAGGTTAGCGCCCTTTCTGCTGGTGCGCAGCTGGAAGCGATACAGCCCCGACTGGTGCATCACTTTTTAGCGCTACTTAATAATCCCCCGGCGGAATATATCAGCGCTTAA
- the ybeD gene encoding DUF493 family protein YbeD, which yields MKTKLNELLEFPTPFTYKVMGLAKPELVDLVVEVVQRHAPGDYTPQVKPSSKGNYHSVSITINATHIEQVETLYEELGNIEIVRMVL from the coding sequence ATGAAAACCAAACTTAACGAGCTGCTTGAGTTCCCGACCCCCTTTACTTACAAAGTGATGGGCCTGGCGAAGCCTGAGTTGGTCGATCTGGTCGTCGAGGTTGTGCAGCGCCATGCACCGGGCGACTACACGCCGCAGGTAAAACCGAGCAGCAAAGGCAACTACCATTCCGTTTCGATAACCATCAATGCGACGCATATCGAGCAGGTGGAAACGCTCTATGAAGAGCTCGGCAATATCGAAATCGTGCGTATGGTGCTGTGA